In Streptomyces capitiformicae, one genomic interval encodes:
- a CDS encoding FecCD family ABC transporter permease codes for MSGVARRRAGWLGAAFLLLLLAVLLSLAVGSRAMPPSTVWDALVHGGTSDDASVVRSLRVPRTVIGVLVGAALALAGTVLQGITRNPIAEPGILGISQGASLGVVCAIAFLGVHSPAGYVWYAFAGAGIAAVCIYAVASSGRGGASPVGLALAGAAMNAFLASVISAILTTDAHALDEFRFWDVGSISGRDASIAGQVWPFLLAGLLLVLAMARGLDALALGDDIARGLGRNVALLRATGALGATVLTGAAVAAAGPIAFTGLAVPHIARALVGPGHRLLLPMAALLGPVMLLLADVLGRVVVRPSEVPVAVMTALAGVPFLIVLVRRKTVAAA; via the coding sequence ATGTCGGGAGTCGCGAGACGCCGCGCCGGTTGGTTGGGCGCCGCCTTTCTCCTGTTGTTGCTGGCGGTGCTGCTGAGTCTGGCGGTCGGAAGTCGGGCGATGCCTCCCTCGACGGTGTGGGACGCCCTGGTGCACGGCGGTACCAGCGACGACGCTTCTGTCGTACGGTCGCTGCGCGTGCCACGGACGGTCATCGGTGTGCTGGTGGGCGCCGCGCTCGCCCTCGCCGGGACGGTGTTGCAGGGCATCACGCGGAACCCGATCGCCGAGCCCGGCATCCTGGGCATCAGCCAGGGGGCGTCGCTGGGCGTGGTGTGCGCCATCGCCTTTCTCGGGGTGCACTCGCCGGCGGGATACGTCTGGTACGCGTTCGCGGGCGCGGGGATCGCGGCGGTCTGTATCTACGCCGTCGCGAGCAGCGGGCGCGGCGGCGCCTCACCGGTCGGGCTGGCCCTGGCGGGGGCGGCGATGAACGCGTTCCTGGCCTCCGTCATCTCGGCGATCCTCACCACCGACGCGCATGCCCTGGACGAGTTCCGGTTCTGGGACGTCGGTTCGATCAGCGGGCGGGACGCGTCGATCGCCGGACAGGTCTGGCCCTTCCTGCTGGCCGGTCTGCTGCTCGTGTTGGCCATGGCCCGCGGACTGGACGCGCTCGCGCTCGGCGACGACATCGCCCGGGGGCTCGGCCGCAACGTCGCCCTGCTGCGGGCGACGGGCGCCCTGGGCGCGACCGTTCTCACGGGTGCCGCGGTCGCCGCGGCCGGCCCCATCGCGTTCACCGGTCTCGCCGTACCGCACATCGCCCGCGCGCTCGTCGGGCCGGGCCACCGTCTGCTGCTGCCCATGGCCGCGCTGCTCGGCCCGGTGATGCTGCTCCTCGCGGACGTCCTCGGCCGTGTCGTCGTACGGCCCTCGGAGGTGCCCGTGGCGGTCATGACCGCGCTGGCCGGTGTGCCGTTCCTGATCGTGCTGGTGCGGAGGAAGACAGTGGCGGCGGCATGA